In Acidiferrobacterales bacterium, the sequence AACCCAGATACGGTTCGAGTTCCGCAAGCGCATCGCGATACACCGCTTGCTTGAAACTCACCACGCGATCCGCAGCCGACCGATAGTCAACCCACTTCCAGTCATCGAACTCGGGGTGGGATGAGCAGTCTAGACAGAAATCAGACTCCTTGCCGATAAACTCGAACAGGAACCACTTCTGCGTCTGTCCCCGGAATCGGCTCAGATATCGATTCCGAAGATATTTTCGCGGAATATCATACTGGAACCATTGATTGGTCGAACCGATCAGTCGGACATGGCAGCGTTTCAGACCCAGTTCCTCTTCCAGTTCACGGTATGCCGCCTCGTCAGAAGTCTCATTCGGCGCGATGCCACCTTGCGGGAATTGCCATCCATCGCGTCTTGTACGTCGCGCCCAGAGTACCTGTGCCTGCTTGTTGCACAATACAATCGCTACGTTAGGACGATAGGCGGATTGTCGAATATACTCCTCCATGGACACTCTTCATGCTCTGATCAAGTCGGAAATCATTGAGTCTGGATCAATGATTTTAGAAGGTTCGAGAACGAATCGCAATTTTTTGTCGGTCGCCTGATGGTATTGATTCACCGGTGGCATTCAGTTGTCTGTCGGAGAATGGAAAGTCGCCGGACGAACGCACTTTTCGTCCGAGGCCGATACGCCTGACAGGCCCGGGCGCTGGCGTCGTAACCAATTCGTTCAGCCTCGCGACATGGAGAGACCGAAATTCCTACAGACCACATTTCAGTCATCATTTCAACTCGTCAAAGGTAGCCAGTTTAGAGTGTACCCAGAATTGCAGACACAGACTACTTTGCTGTTTCAGTCAGCGTGCGTAGTCGAGCAGCTTACGATAGAGAGATTCGGGAAGACTTACACCCTGTGACCAGGCCTTGATTCGGTGTTCGTGACGCCGGTCTCCAGGAAGCCGAACACCGGGCTCGACACACATTTGCGCAAACATCGATTCAGCCCTTGCGCCGAATTCCGAGCCGAAGTACTCCGGCGCGATTCCAATGAAGAACTGTCCGACGCCGGGCGGGCCACCGCTGGTGTCTCCAAAGGTGTCCGCGCAATACGACATGTTCGGAC encodes:
- a CDS encoding RNA pyrophosphohydrolase; this encodes MEEYIRQSAYRPNVAIVLCNKQAQVLWARRTRRDGWQFPQGGIAPNETSDEAAYRELEEELGLKRCHVRLIGSTNQWFQYDIPRKYLRNRYLSRFRGQTQKWFLFEFIGKESDFCLDCSSHPEFDDWKWVDYRSAADRVVSFKQAVYRDALAELEPYLGCIRENE